A part of Bacillus thuringiensis genomic DNA contains:
- a CDS encoding LL-diaminopimelate aminotransferase, with protein MTYTLATRMKAFQSSIFSELGAYKKEKIAAGHKMIDLSIGNPDMPPADFVREEMVHTASEKESYGYTLSGIQEFHEAVTEYYNNTHNVILNADKEVLLLMGSQDGLVHLPMVYANPGDIILVPDPGYTAYETGIQMAGATSYYMPLKKENEFLPNLELIPEEIADKAKMMILNFPGNPVPAMAHEDFFKEVIAFAKKHHIIVVHDFAYAEFYFDGNKPISFLSVPGAKEVGVEINSLSKSYSLAGSRIGYMIGNEEIVRALTQFKSNTDYGVFLPIQKAASAALRNGASFCEKNRGIYQERRDTLVDGFRTFGWNVDKPAGSMFVWAEIPKGWTSIDFAYALMDRANVVVTPGHAFGPHGEGFVRIALVQDKDVLQQVVENIRNSGIFSLEKVNELVKN; from the coding sequence ATGACTTACACGTTAGCAACTAGAATGAAAGCATTCCAATCTTCTATATTTAGTGAATTAGGGGCCTATAAAAAAGAAAAAATTGCAGCAGGTCACAAAATGATTGATTTAAGTATCGGGAATCCTGATATGCCGCCTGCTGACTTTGTAAGAGAAGAAATGGTACATACAGCAAGTGAAAAAGAAAGCTATGGATACACATTAAGTGGTATTCAAGAATTTCACGAAGCTGTAACTGAATATTACAACAACACTCATAACGTTATTTTAAATGCCGATAAAGAAGTTTTATTATTAATGGGTTCACAAGACGGACTCGTTCATTTACCTATGGTTTATGCGAATCCGGGAGATATTATATTAGTTCCTGATCCAGGATATACAGCTTATGAAACAGGTATTCAAATGGCTGGTGCAACATCTTATTACATGCCATTAAAGAAAGAGAATGAATTCTTACCTAACTTAGAGCTAATTCCTGAAGAAATTGCCGATAAAGCGAAGATGATGATTTTAAACTTCCCAGGGAATCCAGTTCCGGCAATGGCTCATGAAGATTTCTTTAAAGAGGTAATTGCATTCGCGAAAAAGCATCACATTATTGTTGTCCATGATTTTGCTTATGCTGAGTTTTATTTTGATGGTAATAAACCAATTAGCTTCCTCTCTGTACCTGGGGCTAAAGAAGTTGGCGTAGAAATCAACTCTTTGTCAAAAAGCTATAGTTTAGCAGGTAGCCGTATTGGTTATATGATTGGTAATGAAGAAATTGTTCGTGCACTTACGCAGTTTAAATCAAATACAGATTACGGAGTGTTTTTACCAATTCAAAAAGCAGCATCAGCTGCACTAAGAAATGGCGCTTCGTTTTGCGAGAAAAATCGCGGTATTTATCAAGAACGTAGAGATACTTTAGTTGATGGATTCCGAACATTTGGTTGGAATGTTGATAAACCAGCTGGTAGTATGTTCGTCTGGGCCGAAATTCCGAAAGGCTGGACTTCTATAGATTTCGCTTATGCATTAATGGATCGTGCGAATGTCGTTGTTACACCAGGTCATGCATTTGGGCCTCACGGAGAAGGCTTTGTACGTATTGCACTCGTTCAAGATAAAGATGTGTTACAACAAGTTGTTGAAAACATTAGAAATAGTGGTATTTTTTCTCTTGAAAAAGTAAATGAATTAGTTAAAAATTAA
- a CDS encoding 3-hydroxyacyl-ACP dehydratase FabZ family protein gives MHIKDTLPHRYPFLMIDKVTNVKLGESVTGYKLITNNEWFINDSQKHMPHMLIVEALAQVSAFVHPNDSEGLGFLSSLDGVEFHGNAYPGDKLDLYYELTRNRRGFILGKGTATVNNQPIVTVEKLLIYQAD, from the coding sequence ATGCACATTAAAGACACTCTTCCTCATCGTTATCCATTTTTAATGATTGATAAAGTAACAAATGTAAAACTTGGTGAATCTGTTACAGGATATAAACTCATTACGAATAATGAATGGTTTATAAATGATAGTCAAAAACATATGCCTCATATGCTAATTGTAGAAGCACTTGCTCAGGTTAGTGCATTTGTACATCCAAATGACTCTGAAGGTCTAGGGTTCCTCTCCTCATTAGATGGGGTTGAATTCCATGGAAACGCATATCCCGGTGATAAACTTGATTTATATTATGAATTAACTCGCAATCGTCGAGGTTTTATTCTCGGTAAAGGTACTGCAACTGTTAATAATCAGCCGATTGTAACTGTGGAAAAGCTATTAATATATCAAGCAGATTAG
- the coaW gene encoding type II pantothenate kinase yields MESTIGIDAGGTLTKIAYLNEQKQLAFEKFYSNEQDKIIDWLKKNTRIKQICITGGKAKQLQQLLSHSYKIVERNEFEATLVGVQYILKEEKYDINNFILTNIGTGTSIHYVYNDKYVRAGGTGVGGGTIMGLSKLLTNIDHFEDVIPLTKLGSRKALDITVGDIYDGILSPIDNSLTASNFGKATKTDSNFSSSDILATVQGLVGEVVTALSLQFAETKNIDHIIYIGSTLCNNVHLQNIISNYTKYQNKTPIFLRDGGNSGAIGALLYITNKKS; encoded by the coding sequence ATGGAAAGTACTATCGGTATCGATGCTGGAGGAACATTAACGAAAATTGCTTATTTGAACGAACAAAAGCAATTAGCTTTTGAAAAATTTTATTCAAATGAACAAGATAAAATAATAGATTGGCTTAAGAAAAACACTCGTATAAAACAAATATGTATTACAGGTGGTAAAGCAAAACAATTACAGCAACTACTTTCACACTCATATAAAATAGTAGAACGAAACGAATTTGAAGCTACTCTAGTAGGTGTCCAATACATATTAAAAGAAGAAAAATATGATATAAATAACTTTATATTAACAAATATCGGTACAGGTACTTCCATTCATTACGTTTATAACGACAAATATGTTCGAGCTGGTGGTACCGGTGTTGGCGGTGGTACTATTATGGGGCTTTCAAAATTATTAACAAATATAGATCATTTTGAAGATGTGATTCCTTTAACAAAATTAGGTTCTAGAAAAGCACTAGATATTACGGTTGGAGATATTTATGATGGCATTCTCTCTCCTATTGATAATAGCTTAACTGCAAGTAATTTCGGCAAAGCTACTAAAACAGATTCAAATTTTAGCAGCTCTGATATACTAGCAACTGTGCAAGGACTTGTCGGTGAAGTCGTTACTGCATTAAGCCTACAATTTGCCGAAACAAAAAACATTGACCATATTATTTATATTGGTTCGACTCTATGTAATAACGTACACCTTCAAAATATTATTAGTAACTACACAAAATATCAAAATAAAACACCAATCTTTTTACGCGATGGTGGTAATAGCGGTGCGATTGGTGCTCTACTTTACATTACGAATAAAAAAAGCTGA
- a CDS encoding 2'-5' RNA ligase family protein codes for MRTILVFLNNISIDKIENIRHKHDPLFGLIPPHITIVFPFKSNISSDELKSHILNLSKGVGKIEIEFANHITSVGNYLFLEVEGGKEQIEELHDRLYTGPLIPFLKEDIPYIPHVTVGRKESAELAAKVAKDIHSFPEKLQCVVDRISVERIGENGESIIEFEVPLQKS; via the coding sequence ATGCGTACAATTTTAGTTTTTCTAAATAATATTTCCATCGATAAAATAGAGAACATTAGACATAAACATGATCCTTTATTTGGATTAATTCCACCGCATATAACAATCGTATTTCCATTTAAGAGTAATATTTCAAGTGATGAATTAAAATCTCATATTTTGAATTTATCAAAAGGGGTAGGAAAAATCGAAATTGAGTTTGCAAATCATATTACTAGTGTAGGAAACTATTTGTTTTTAGAAGTTGAGGGAGGGAAAGAACAAATAGAAGAACTACATGATAGGCTATATACAGGACCTTTAATACCATTTTTGAAAGAAGATATTCCGTACATACCGCATGTAACAGTCGGGAGAAAAGAAAGTGCTGAGTTAGCTGCTAAAGTAGCTAAGGATATTCATAGTTTCCCTGAAAAGTTACAATGTGTAGTTGATAGAATTAGTGTAGAGCGAATTGGAGAGAACGGGGAATCAATTATTGAATTTGAAGTACCGTTGCAAAAAAGCTGA
- a CDS encoding CcdC family protein → MGDTSSLITVFLCIALLIFWRRYRSMHKPIKGSGKRILWPLLFLTPGIVWFLGPVHPAILQVVIAVFIGVLFAVPLIVLTNYERRDDGNIYTKKSAAFLITFIALVVLRYGSRQYIVDLDQQTIGLLFYVVAVSYIIPWRIACYIKFRKVWRENNNHTI, encoded by the coding sequence ATGGGAGACACATCTTCACTCATTACAGTCTTTTTATGCATTGCACTACTAATATTTTGGCGTCGATATCGTTCTATGCATAAGCCAATAAAGGGATCGGGAAAACGTATTTTATGGCCATTACTATTTTTAACACCAGGTATTGTATGGTTTTTGGGTCCCGTGCATCCAGCTATATTACAAGTAGTTATAGCGGTATTTATTGGTGTACTTTTCGCTGTACCGCTTATAGTTTTAACAAATTATGAGCGGAGAGATGATGGGAATATTTACACGAAAAAAAGTGCTGCCTTTTTAATTACTTTTATTGCACTTGTCGTTTTGAGATACGGTTCAAGACAATATATTGTTGACTTAGATCAGCAAACAATAGGTTTATTATTTTATGTTGTTGCAGTATCGTATATTATTCCTTGGAGAATTGCCTGTTATATAAAGTTTAGGAAAGTTTGGCGGGAAAATAATAATCACACTATATGA
- a CDS encoding DUF4052 family protein → MTILMKQLKLHINFHYKAILIFWITALLIKGITSVMDLREIREGFLQHILNNPSIAITLFIVVSTFIIQDDVFRLAVSFGVTRLQFFIGSVFYILLQAVVFSFLQVIFLKNTLYSTVNISLGEQSVKQFIVQLLLYVTIATFFQVVVVIKKRFKWIGLMIGGTFFISLNSVLYAEVGIQDLNSTSNLSLIDIPYFIVISIILTIVYVVTSGIFIRKVSFEQTI, encoded by the coding sequence ATGACGATTTTAATGAAGCAGTTGAAGTTACATATAAATTTTCATTACAAAGCAATTTTAATATTTTGGATTACAGCATTACTTATAAAAGGAATTACAAGTGTAATGGATTTGAGAGAAATAAGAGAAGGATTTTTACAACATATATTAAATAATCCTTCGATTGCAATTACACTGTTTATAGTAGTAAGTACTTTTATCATACAGGATGATGTGTTTCGTTTAGCAGTTTCATTTGGAGTAACGAGATTACAGTTTTTCATTGGATCAGTTTTCTATATCTTATTACAAGCTGTGGTTTTCTCATTCCTTCAAGTGATTTTTTTGAAAAATACATTGTATAGTACAGTAAATATTAGTTTAGGAGAACAATCAGTTAAACAGTTTATTGTACAACTATTATTGTATGTTACAATAGCAACTTTCTTTCAAGTAGTAGTAGTGATTAAGAAACGTTTTAAGTGGATTGGTCTTATGATTGGTGGAACATTTTTTATATCATTGAATAGTGTGCTTTATGCAGAAGTAGGAATACAGGATTTAAATTCTACATCTAATCTATCTTTAATAGATATCCCATACTTTATTGTCATTTCAATTATATTAACTATCGTCTATGTCGTGACTAGCGGTATATTTATTCGAAAGGTATCATTTGAGCAAACAATTTAA
- a CDS encoding ABC transporter ATP-binding protein: MIALETKDITKKYKKKIAVNEVTLSLEEHKIYGLLGRNGAGKTTLLNLLAGQITSSSGSVLIFGENVFENSKAMQNICFVRVKEEARLSFKVKEIFKMCSLFYKNWDGKYAEELADKFQLNMTVKYHKLSHGMQTVVGIIQGLASRAPITIFDEPTTGLDAAHRELFYSLLLEDYGEYPRTIILSTHLVEEVTHVIEEVIIIKEGRLIVQSSVENLLQQSHIISGKKDKVDEFSINKKVINREVYGNKGIVVLWEELSNEDYYSLEKEGLLIDRITLQKLFIHITGGEIK, encoded by the coding sequence ATGATTGCACTTGAGACGAAAGATATAACGAAAAAATATAAAAAGAAAATAGCTGTAAATGAAGTAACACTTTCATTGGAAGAGCATAAAATATATGGTTTGCTTGGGAGGAATGGAGCAGGAAAAACGACACTATTAAATTTACTAGCAGGACAAATAACTTCAAGTAGTGGAAGTGTATTAATATTTGGTGAAAATGTATTTGAAAATAGTAAAGCGATGCAAAATATTTGTTTTGTTAGAGTGAAAGAAGAAGCTCGTTTAAGTTTTAAAGTAAAAGAAATTTTTAAGATGTGCAGCCTGTTTTATAAAAACTGGGATGGAAAATACGCTGAAGAACTTGCTGATAAATTTCAGCTTAATATGACAGTGAAATACCATAAACTATCACACGGTATGCAAACAGTCGTCGGAATTATTCAAGGGTTAGCAAGTAGAGCACCAATTACTATTTTTGATGAACCAACTACAGGTTTAGACGCAGCGCATCGTGAGTTGTTTTATAGTTTACTATTAGAAGATTACGGTGAGTATCCAAGAACAATTATATTATCAACACATTTAGTAGAAGAAGTAACTCATGTTATCGAAGAGGTAATTATCATAAAAGAAGGAAGACTGATTGTTCAATCATCTGTGGAGAATTTATTACAACAAAGTCATATTATTTCAGGGAAAAAAGATAAAGTGGATGAGTTTTCAATCAATAAAAAAGTTATAAATCGAGAAGTTTATGGAAATAAGGGGATTGTTGTTTTATGGGAAGAGCTTTCTAATGAAGATTATTATTCTCTTGAAAAAGAAGGGTTACTGATTGATAGAATTACATTACAAAAACTATTTATTCACATAACTGGTGGTGAAATAAAATGA
- a CDS encoding GntR family transcriptional regulator yields the protein MKPTLEQNKLIYLQIAETIESDILKDILLEEEQVPSTNQFAKMLQINPATAAKGVNVLVDEGILYKKRGIGMFVAKGAKEVVLKKRQKTFMTEYLPKVWEEAKVLEISKDELMDMIQKITKEGKEG from the coding sequence GTGAAACCTACTCTGGAGCAAAATAAATTAATATACTTACAAATTGCAGAAACGATTGAATCTGATATTTTAAAAGACATATTACTTGAAGAAGAACAAGTTCCATCGACAAATCAATTTGCGAAGATGCTACAAATTAATCCAGCTACTGCAGCTAAAGGGGTAAATGTATTAGTGGATGAAGGGATTTTATATAAAAAGAGAGGGATCGGGATGTTTGTTGCAAAGGGAGCGAAAGAAGTCGTACTTAAAAAAAGACAAAAGACTTTTATGACCGAATATTTACCTAAAGTGTGGGAAGAAGCGAAAGTGTTAGAAATATCAAAAGATGAATTGATGGATATGATTCAAAAAATTACGAAGGAGGGGAAAGAGGGATGA
- a CDS encoding DinB family protein, translating to MEIVYKISYHRMKGHYLPKLIQAISLVSEEDLWKQGNSVNSIGGSVLHICEHIYRNTSRYKNPNIVFEKGIEEYFPVKRQSSEVLLQYVEKVFDEWGKAYIQSWEEKRHIELHGLLHLVGHTSYHLGQIVDRTKSIKGQQFNFCQNGINEKNLRTRVETLNF from the coding sequence ATGGAGATTGTATACAAAATTTCTTATCATAGAATGAAGGGTCATTATTTACCTAAGTTAATACAAGCAATTAGCCTCGTTAGTGAAGAAGATTTGTGGAAGCAAGGGAACTCTGTTAATTCAATTGGTGGAAGTGTATTGCATATTTGTGAACATATTTATAGAAATACTAGTCGTTATAAAAATCCCAATATAGTTTTTGAAAAGGGAATTGAAGAGTATTTTCCAGTAAAAAGACAAAGTTCTGAAGTTTTGCTACAGTACGTTGAAAAAGTATTTGATGAATGGGGAAAAGCATATATACAATCATGGGAAGAAAAAAGACATATTGAACTTCATGGTTTATTACATTTAGTGGGGCACACAAGTTATCATTTAGGGCAAATAGTAGATCGTACAAAGTCAATAAAAGGACAACAATTTAACTTTTGTCAAAATGGTATAAATGAAAAGAATTTGAGAACAAGAGTTGAAACTTTGAACTTTTAG
- a CDS encoding DUF4825 domain-containing protein, giving the protein MKYMHRNVVVMLTIFLFITACSSGERIKEISDVEPVDFKKYSGTYVGNNSDVVAIVNHLPGGETFQSISLENESIKVNYGAKGNGTLTEDMVETYWFDGKDTMKKNFLFNVIYLAILVPNAKSYEFQVENKNFTIKREEILSILYVKFDDFPKENGIWDKKKVVKFLNDNNEKITMLINDKDFRKSLFVKYPVK; this is encoded by the coding sequence ATGAAATATATGCATCGTAATGTGGTTGTTATGCTAACAATTTTTTTATTTATTACTGCTTGTTCTAGCGGAGAAAGAATAAAAGAAATATCTGATGTTGAACCGGTTGATTTTAAGAAATATTCGGGGACATACGTTGGTAATAATTCAGATGTGGTTGCAATTGTTAATCATTTACCCGGTGGTGAAACATTTCAAAGTATAAGTTTGGAGAATGAAAGCATAAAGGTGAACTATGGTGCAAAAGGGAATGGAACCCTTACAGAAGACATGGTTGAGACGTATTGGTTTGATGGTAAGGATACGATGAAGAAGAATTTTCTCTTTAACGTTATTTATTTAGCGATTTTAGTACCAAATGCGAAAAGTTACGAGTTTCAAGTAGAAAATAAAAATTTCACGATAAAAAGAGAAGAGATACTATCAATCCTGTATGTAAAATTTGATGATTTTCCAAAAGAAAATGGTATATGGGATAAAAAGAAAGTAGTAAAGTTCCTTAACGATAATAATGAAAAAATTACAATGCTTATAAATGATAAAGATTTTCGGAAATCTTTATTTGTTAAATATCCAGTGAAATAA
- a CDS encoding YrzI family small protein, which produces MTISVLFLSITIQRNTISKDEIFHNEQIEKAMNDVKERQALYCDHL; this is translated from the coding sequence ATGACTATTAGCGTATTGTTTTTAAGTATTACGATTCAAAGAAATACAATTTCCAAAGATGAAATTTTTCATAATGAACAAATTGAAAAAGCTATGAATGATGTTAAGGAGCGCCAAGCACTTTATTGTGATCACCTGTAA
- a CDS encoding YrzI family small protein — protein sequence MTFHIFFFTTVLQKDTLSEEEIIRKQQLKQLTDKMTDIKSSYYTQMY from the coding sequence ATGACCTTTCATATTTTCTTTTTTACAACTGTACTTCAGAAAGACACTTTATCTGAAGAAGAAATCATTCGTAAACAACAATTAAAACAACTGACTGATAAAATGACTGACATTAAAAGTTCATACTATACGCAAATGTATTAA
- a CDS encoding YrzI family small protein — protein MKFKAFFLTITIQKRKLSQKEILREQHIQTIMDEVKEHQASYYSRLF, from the coding sequence ATGAAATTTAAAGCATTCTTTTTAACTATCACTATTCAAAAACGTAAGCTTTCTCAGAAAGAAATTTTGCGGGAACAACACATTCAAACTATTATGGACGAAGTGAAAGAGCATCAAGCTTCTTATTACAGCCGTCTTTTCTAA
- a CDS encoding YrzI family small protein: MKFKAFFLTITIQKRKLSQKEILREQHIQTIMNEVKERQASYYSRLF, encoded by the coding sequence ATGAAATTTAAAGCATTCTTTTTAACTATCACTATTCAAAAACGTAAGCTTTCTCAGAAAGAAATTTTGCGAGAACAACACATTCAAACTATTATGAACGAAGTAAAAGAGCGTCAAGCCTCTTATTACAGCCGTCTTTTCTAA
- a CDS encoding YrzI family small protein produces MKFKAFFLTITIQKRKLSQKEILREQHIQTIMGEVKERQAFYYSRLF; encoded by the coding sequence ATGAAATTTAAAGCATTCTTTTTAACTATCACTATTCAAAAACGTAAGCTTTCTCAGAAAGAAATTTTACGTGAACAACACATTCAAACTATTATGGGCGAAGTGAAAGAGCGTCAAGCTTTTTATTACAGCCGTCTTTTCTAA
- a CDS encoding YrzI family small protein, which yields MKFKVFFLTITIQKTKFSDSEILHDQQINKAMEDVKERQSHYCSHL from the coding sequence ATGAAATTTAAAGTATTCTTTTTAACCATTACGATTCAGAAAACTAAGTTTTCAGACAGTGAGATATTGCATGATCAACAAATTAATAAAGCTATGGAAGATGTAAAAGAACGTCAAAGTCACTACTGTAGCCATCTATAA
- a CDS encoding YrzI family small protein, whose product MKFHLFFLTITIQKETLSETELKQEQQYKQIMDEIRDRRSKYYSHL is encoded by the coding sequence ATGAAGTTTCACCTTTTCTTTTTAACAATCACAATTCAGAAAGAAACCCTTTCTGAAACTGAATTAAAGCAAGAACAACAATATAAACAGATTATGGACGAAATTCGAGATCGTAGAAGCAAATACTATTCTCACCTATAA
- a CDS encoding AI-2E family transporter, which yields MKSKVHFWTLEVLMVVAIIFICTKISFLFQPIGIFISTLFFPILIALFLYFIFNPVLVFLEEKKVPRNLAILLLYLFIITLTAVGVGVVVPTISQQLMDLVKNMPSYIKEGKVYIQDLSHHRLFEWLSTQNYVSIETIEKNAIEYLKDIPNTITSSATALFGIITNVALVIFTVPFILFYMFKDGHAFPGKAVSLLPESYREEGLRIIKETNETLSAYIQGQALVCIFVGAFTFIGYLIIDLPYAFVLGIIAAFTNIIPNLGPFIGAAPAVIVGLFVSPMQALYVIIIVTIVQQFESNIISPRIMSSKLNIHPLTIIILILGVGNFAGIIGMILAVPVYAVTKTVVSNLVRLFKTKRSNRK from the coding sequence TTGAAATCGAAAGTGCACTTTTGGACATTAGAAGTGCTAATGGTTGTAGCGATCATATTTATTTGCACAAAAATATCGTTTCTATTTCAACCGATTGGTATCTTCATATCAACATTGTTTTTCCCAATCTTAATCGCGTTATTTTTATACTTTATATTTAATCCTGTATTAGTCTTTTTGGAGGAGAAAAAAGTACCTAGAAATTTAGCGATATTACTGTTATATCTTTTTATTATAACATTAACTGCGGTTGGAGTTGGGGTAGTTGTTCCAACGATCTCACAACAGCTAATGGATTTAGTAAAAAATATGCCAAGTTATATAAAAGAGGGAAAAGTATACATACAAGATTTATCCCATCATAGATTGTTTGAATGGTTATCTACACAAAACTATGTTTCCATTGAAACAATTGAAAAAAATGCAATTGAATACTTAAAGGATATACCAAACACAATTACGTCGAGTGCAACGGCTTTATTTGGTATTATAACGAACGTCGCATTAGTTATCTTTACAGTACCGTTCATTTTATTTTATATGTTTAAAGATGGACATGCGTTTCCAGGGAAAGCAGTTAGTTTATTACCTGAGTCTTACCGTGAAGAAGGACTTCGTATTATTAAGGAAACGAACGAAACATTATCTGCATATATTCAAGGACAAGCGCTCGTTTGTATATTTGTAGGTGCTTTTACTTTTATCGGTTATTTAATTATCGATTTACCGTACGCTTTCGTTTTAGGAATTATAGCAGCATTTACAAATATCATTCCTAACTTAGGTCCATTTATCGGTGCAGCACCAGCTGTTATTGTAGGTCTGTTCGTATCTCCGATGCAAGCGTTGTACGTAATTATTATCGTAACAATTGTACAACAGTTTGAAAGTAACATCATTTCACCGCGTATTATGAGTTCGAAACTGAATATCCACCCGCTAACAATTATTATTTTAATTTTAGGGGTAGGTAACTTTGCGGGAATTATCGGAATGATTTTAGCAGTGCCAGTTTATGCAGTAACAAAAACAGTTGTATCGAACTTAGTGAGATTGTTTAAGACGAAACGAAGTAATCGGAAATAG
- a CDS encoding HNH endonuclease: MTQCIICRKDTKELSEQYVIPEILCGYYFTNSFCDTCHEQMTTNIDRPLIRHKLSQFKIEQMKRQIDSPLYTNEHGEELAAAETDVVEVSDEILYSNALIMKLCKKHDISLHNEIWKEERVTKVASSIQRELLLDNRKYKMSVLKMAYTFAVQAVDGYFEDPDAIDISNILSNADFMELKEKSIVRDLSKSSLWNTLNTNSENHYFILLSDKDGLFCFIRLFDIFDVVVHLSEKRYELSSPIVGVNNVNKQEFYIQTLKQYMDGLFKETTPSI, encoded by the coding sequence ATGACACAATGCATCATTTGCAGAAAAGATACGAAAGAACTTAGTGAACAATATGTCATCCCAGAAATATTATGTGGATATTATTTCACAAACTCATTTTGTGATACTTGTCATGAACAGATGACAACAAATATTGATCGTCCTTTAATTCGGCATAAATTAAGTCAATTTAAGATTGAGCAAATGAAAAGACAGATTGACTCCCCCCTCTATACGAATGAGCATGGTGAGGAACTTGCAGCGGCTGAGACAGATGTTGTAGAAGTAAGTGATGAAATACTTTATTCCAATGCATTAATTATGAAACTATGTAAAAAGCACGATATTTCACTACATAATGAAATTTGGAAAGAAGAACGTGTAACGAAAGTAGCTAGCTCTATTCAACGTGAATTACTTTTAGATAACCGCAAATACAAGATGAGCGTATTAAAAATGGCTTATACTTTCGCTGTACAAGCTGTTGATGGCTATTTTGAAGATCCAGATGCGATTGATATTTCTAATATTTTATCAAATGCCGACTTCATGGAATTAAAAGAAAAGAGCATTGTACGCGATTTAAGCAAAAGTTCTTTATGGAATACATTAAATACAAATAGTGAAAACCATTACTTTATTTTATTAAGTGATAAAGATGGCCTGTTCTGCTTCATTCGTCTATTTGATATCTTTGATGTTGTCGTTCATTTATCAGAAAAAAGATATGAACTTTCATCACCCATTGTCGGTGTAAATAATGTAAATAAGCAGGAATTTTATATCCAAACTTTAAAACAGTATATGGATGGGCTATTTAAAGAAACAACCCCTTCGATTTAA
- a CDS encoding putative holin-like toxin, producing the protein MSEIALLLQGGLFLVALLTFVVVLIDKLKK; encoded by the coding sequence GTGAGTGAAATAGCGTTGTTATTGCAAGGTGGACTGTTTCTCGTTGCATTGTTAACGTTCGTCGTCGTTTTAATAGACAAGCTCAAAAAATAA